The following are encoded in a window of Anoplopoma fimbria isolate UVic2021 breed Golden Eagle Sablefish chromosome 3, Afim_UVic_2022, whole genome shotgun sequence genomic DNA:
- the gtf2b gene encoding transcription initiation factor IIB, whose product MASTSRGDALSLPRVQCPNHPDAILVEDYRAGDMICPECGLVVGDRVIDVGSEWRTFSNEKALKDPSRVGDAQNPLLNGGDLTTMISKGTGAASFDEFGNNKYQNRRTMSSSDRAMLNAFKEISTMADRINLPRNIIDRTNNLFKQVYEQKSLKGRANDAIASACLYIACRQEGVPRTFKEICAVSRISKKEIGRCFKLILKALETSVDLITTGDFMSRFCSNLGLPKQVQMAATFIARKAVELDLVPGRSPISVAAAAIYMASQASAEKKTQKEIGDIAGVADVTIRQSYRLIYPRAAELFPPDFKFDTPVDKLPQL is encoded by the exons ATGGCGTCGACGAGCCG CGGAGATGCCCTGTCCCTTCCCAGAGTTCAGTGTCCCAACCACCCTGATGCCATACTGGTGGAGGACTACAGAGCAGGGGACATGATTTGCCCTGAATGCGGCCTTGTAGTAG GTGACCGTGTTATCGATGTAGGCTCAGAGTGGAGAACATTCTCTAATGAGAAAGCCCTCAAAGATCCATCCAGAGTGGGAGACGCCCAGAACCCACTGCTCAATGGAGGCGACCTAACCACCATGATCAGCAAG GGAACTGGCGCAGCTAGTTTTGATGAATTCGGTAACAACAAGTACCAGAACCGGCGGACCATGAGCAGCTCTGACCGGGCCATGCTCAACGCCTTTAAAGAAATCAGCACCATGGCGGATCGCATCAACCTGCCAAGGAACATCATT GACAGAACAAACAACTTATTCAAGCAGGTTTATGAACAGAAGAGCCTGAAGGGCCGAGCCAATGACGCAATCGCCTCGGCCTGTCTCTACATCGCCTGCAGACAAGAAGGTGTACCAAGAACATTTAAAG AGATCTGTGCTGTCTCTCGGATCTCCAAGAAGGAGATCGGCAGATGCTTCAAGCTGATTCTGAAGGCGCTGGAGACCAGCGTGGACCTCATCACCACCGGAGACTTCATGTCTCGTTTCTGCTCAAACCTGGGCTTACCCAAACAGGTGCAGATGGCGGCCACCTTCATTGCCAGGAAGGCCGTGGAGCTCGACCTGGTGCCCGGCAGGAGCCCCATCTCAGTGGCTGCAGCAGCCATCTACATGGCCTCCCAGGCCTCTGCAGAGAAGAAGACCCAAAAGG AAATCGGGGATATTGCCGGCGTTGCAGACGTTACGATCAGACAGTCATACCGACTCATCTACCCGCGCGCCGCTGAACTCTTCCCTCCAGACTTCAAATTTGACACGCCTGTCGACAAGCTGCCCCAACTGTGA